Proteins encoded in a region of the Isosphaeraceae bacterium EP7 genome:
- a CDS encoding YkgJ family cysteine cluster protein has product MEVRDEPWYRDGLAFECTRCGACCTGAPGYVWVQDEEIARLAAFRGESVETFCLTYVRQVNDRFSLIERPGGDCIFWEKASGCTVYSARPDQCQTWPFWDENIETPGDWQRVQRGCPGAGVGRVFTLDEIRLNAARVGL; this is encoded by the coding sequence ATGGAAGTCCGGGACGAACCTTGGTATCGCGACGGACTCGCATTCGAATGCACCCGCTGCGGCGCTTGCTGCACGGGAGCCCCGGGTTACGTCTGGGTCCAGGACGAAGAAATCGCCAGGCTCGCCGCATTCCGGGGAGAATCGGTCGAGACCTTCTGCTTGACTTATGTCCGCCAGGTTAATGACCGCTTCAGCCTGATTGAACGTCCCGGGGGCGATTGCATTTTCTGGGAGAAAGCTAGCGGCTGCACAGTCTACTCTGCTCGCCCCGATCAATGCCAAACCTGGCCATTCTGGGATGAGAACATCGAGACTCCCGGAGACTGGCAGCGAGTCCAGCGTGGTTGCCCGGGTGCCGGGGTCGGCCGCGTCTTTACCCTCGATGAAATCCGCCTGAACGCCGCGAGGGTTGGCTTATGA
- the moaA gene encoding GTP 3',8-cyclase MoaA, with protein MNDTTGRLVDSFGRVHNNLRISVTDRCNIRCVYCMPEVVDFMPRQHLLSYEEIHRIVLVAASLGVNKIRLTGGEPLVRRDLPHLVEKIAAVPGIEDVGLTTNGILLAPLARRLRDAGLLRLNVSLDTMDPARFLTLTRRTGLEQTLEGIQAAKDAGFDPIKLNAVAIKGTTEEDIIPLARYARENRLELRFIEYMPLDAGAWERQKVLLAEDILEILSREFGHLTPAANQDARAPALDYDYDDGCGRIGLIASVSRPFCASCNRIRITADGKLRNCLFAIDETDLRGLLRDGSSDQDLASAIMMSVEGKWEGHQISSSRFIKPDRLMHSIGG; from the coding sequence ATGAATGATACGACAGGACGCCTCGTCGACTCCTTCGGCCGGGTGCACAACAACCTCCGGATCAGCGTGACCGACCGCTGCAATATCCGGTGCGTGTATTGCATGCCCGAGGTCGTCGACTTCATGCCCCGCCAGCACCTGCTCAGCTACGAGGAAATTCACCGGATCGTCCTCGTCGCGGCCTCACTGGGCGTCAACAAGATTCGACTGACCGGCGGAGAGCCGCTCGTCCGCAGGGATCTCCCGCATCTCGTCGAGAAGATCGCCGCAGTCCCAGGGATCGAGGACGTCGGCCTCACGACCAACGGGATCCTGTTAGCCCCGCTCGCGCGACGGCTACGGGACGCCGGGCTCCTCCGCCTCAACGTCAGCCTGGACACAATGGACCCGGCCCGGTTCCTCACCCTCACCCGTCGAACGGGCCTTGAGCAAACGCTCGAAGGGATTCAAGCCGCGAAGGACGCCGGTTTCGACCCCATCAAGCTTAACGCGGTGGCAATCAAAGGGACCACCGAAGAGGACATCATCCCTCTAGCCCGTTACGCCCGCGAAAATCGCCTCGAACTGCGATTCATCGAGTACATGCCGCTCGATGCAGGGGCGTGGGAACGTCAGAAAGTCCTGCTCGCCGAAGACATCCTCGAAATCCTCTCGCGCGAGTTCGGCCACCTCACGCCCGCCGCTAACCAGGATGCACGTGCCCCAGCCCTGGATTATGACTACGACGATGGGTGCGGGCGGATCGGGTTGATCGCCTCCGTGAGCCGCCCCTTCTGTGCATCGTGCAACCGGATTCGTATCACGGCCGACGGTAAGCTGCGAAATTGCCTCTTCGCCATCGACGAAACCGATCTGCGTGGCCTCCTGCGCGACGGGTCAAGCGACCAGGACCTGGCCTCCGCGATCATGATGAGCGTGGAAGGTAAGTGGGAAGGTCATCAAATCTCGTCTTCTCGCTTTATCAAACCAGATCGATTGATGCACTCAATCGGCGGTTAA